Proteins from a genomic interval of Mycoplasmopsis columboralis:
- a CDS encoding M13-type metalloendopeptidase, translating to MSNQKQLLKDDFYEYINKDWLKTAKIDSDKPAISAFGELDKQLEKQLMSLADELVKDANNLQGPLAEFAKFYKMFKNYKKRNELGFEPIRAFIAEIESLKSFEELAEKLVSKRATWSYLPINLEVDSDFVNPNIKVLWMGEQSIILPSKEYYEKTDSRKHLKVFKDMAIELLHKFGYSLNKATAIVKKALEFDNLVKDYVLSSLQKADYTSLYNVVKLEELQNSSKYFDLEKLAKEIVGNNIDSIVVTNREYVKNLDAIYNADTFENYKAMLIVKNIQQACAYLSDELRVLASKLALHLKGIDKPVSNKKYAFKKAESWFSKPLGLAYADKYFGAKAKEDVQKMIARMIEIYTNRLKENNWLSKPTIEKAILKLSKMDVMVGYPEKIRPFYNEYKVTTYAQKSNLFANVLNFQEILQKYQDSFYLKNESKEYWEMSPAIVNAYFHPIKNHIVFPAGILQAPFYNINQSSSANYGGIGAVIAHEISHGFDNNGSQFDETGSLNNWWTDEDRAKFEERKQQVIELFEGFDTGMGLVNGALTVSENIADLGGFSCALEAAMQEKDFNAKDFFENWARIWRIKAKAEYMNLLLKTDVHAPGKARANVHIKNSDLFYEVYGITKEDKMYLPKEKRVKIW from the coding sequence ATGTCAAACCAAAAACAATTATTAAAAGATGATTTTTACGAATACATCAATAAAGATTGATTAAAAACAGCAAAAATCGATTCAGATAAACCAGCTATTTCAGCTTTTGGAGAATTGGATAAACAACTTGAAAAGCAACTTATGTCTTTAGCTGATGAATTAGTCAAAGATGCAAACAATCTACAAGGCCCACTTGCAGAATTTGCAAAATTTTACAAAATGTTTAAAAATTACAAAAAAAGAAATGAGTTAGGTTTTGAACCAATTAGAGCGTTTATTGCTGAAATTGAATCGTTAAAAAGTTTTGAAGAATTAGCTGAAAAACTAGTTTCAAAACGTGCCACTTGAAGTTATTTACCAATTAACTTAGAAGTGGATAGTGATTTTGTTAATCCAAATATCAAAGTTCTTTGAATGGGTGAACAATCAATCATTTTACCTTCAAAAGAGTATTATGAAAAAACTGATTCTCGCAAACATTTAAAGGTTTTTAAAGACATGGCAATTGAGTTATTGCACAAATTTGGTTATTCACTAAACAAAGCCACAGCCATTGTAAAAAAAGCTTTAGAATTTGATAATTTAGTTAAAGATTATGTTTTATCTTCTTTGCAAAAAGCTGATTATACAAGTTTATACAATGTTGTTAAACTTGAAGAACTTCAAAATTCTTCAAAATACTTTGACTTAGAAAAATTAGCCAAAGAAATAGTAGGAAATAACATTGATAGCATTGTAGTAACTAACAGAGAATATGTTAAAAATTTAGATGCAATTTATAACGCAGATACTTTTGAAAACTACAAAGCTATGCTTATTGTTAAAAACATTCAACAAGCTTGTGCGTATTTATCAGATGAATTAAGAGTGTTAGCTTCAAAATTAGCATTACATCTTAAAGGAATTGATAAACCGGTTTCAAATAAAAAATACGCTTTCAAAAAAGCAGAAAGTTGATTCTCAAAACCTTTAGGACTAGCTTATGCAGATAAATACTTTGGAGCAAAAGCTAAAGAAGATGTACAAAAAATGATTGCTCGAATGATTGAAATTTATACCAATCGTTTAAAAGAAAATAATTGATTAAGCAAACCAACTATTGAAAAAGCAATTTTAAAACTTTCAAAAATGGATGTTATGGTTGGTTACCCAGAAAAAATTAGACCATTTTACAATGAATACAAAGTAACAACATACGCCCAAAAATCTAATCTTTTTGCTAATGTTTTAAACTTCCAAGAAATCTTGCAAAAATATCAAGACTCATTTTACTTAAAAAATGAATCAAAAGAATACTGAGAAATGTCTCCAGCGATTGTTAATGCTTACTTCCATCCAATCAAAAACCACATTGTTTTTCCAGCTGGAATTTTACAAGCACCTTTTTATAACATCAACCAATCTTCTTCAGCTAATTATGGTGGAATTGGAGCGGTTATTGCTCATGAGATTTCGCACGGATTTGACAATAATGGGTCTCAATTTGATGAAACAGGTTCACTCAATAACTGATGAACCGATGAAGATAGAGCTAAATTTGAAGAACGTAAGCAACAAGTGATTGAACTTTTTGAAGGATTTGATACTGGAATGGGACTTGTAAATGGAGCTTTAACTGTCTCAGAGAATATTGCAGATTTAGGTGGATTTTCGTGTGCATTGGAAGCTGCAATGCAAGAAAAAGACTTTAACGCTAAAGATTTCTTTGAAAACTGAGCTCGTATTTGAAGAATCAAAGCTAAAGCAGAATACATGAACTTATTGCTAAAAACCGATGTACACGCTCCAGGAAAAGCACGGGCAAATGTACATATTAAGAACTCAGATTTATTTTATGAAGTATATGGCATAACCAAAGAAGATAAAATGTATTTACCAAAAGAAAAAAGAGTCAAAATTTGATAA